In Alkalihalobacterium alkalinitrilicum, a genomic segment contains:
- the map gene encoding type I methionyl aminopeptidase produces MIICKTEREIAIMREAGKIVALTHQELKKHIQPGITTKELDNIADKLIRSYDAVPSFKGYNGFTGSICASVNEELVHGIPGKRVLKAGDIISIDIGAQYNGYHGDSAWTYAVGDIAENDQKLMDVTEASLYKGLEEAKPGERLSNISHAIQTYVESYGYSVVREYVGHGVGQNLHEDPQIPHYGPPGKGPRLKPGMVLAIEPMVNAGTRYVRTLADNWTVVTTDRKNCAHFEHTIAITETGFEILTKV; encoded by the coding sequence ATGATTATTTGTAAGACTGAACGTGAAATCGCGATAATGCGCGAGGCGGGTAAGATCGTTGCCCTCACACATCAGGAGCTGAAAAAGCATATCCAACCTGGTATTACTACCAAGGAATTAGATAACATTGCTGATAAATTGATTCGTTCATATGATGCGGTACCATCCTTTAAAGGCTACAATGGATTTACGGGTAGTATCTGTGCTTCAGTAAATGAAGAATTGGTGCACGGTATACCAGGGAAACGTGTTCTCAAGGCGGGAGACATCATTAGTATTGACATTGGGGCTCAATATAATGGATATCATGGTGACTCTGCATGGACATATGCTGTCGGAGACATTGCTGAAAATGACCAAAAATTAATGGATGTAACAGAAGCATCTCTTTATAAAGGCTTAGAGGAAGCGAAACCGGGAGAACGCCTTTCGAACATTTCACATGCGATCCAAACGTATGTAGAATCGTATGGGTATTCAGTTGTAAGAGAATATGTAGGTCATGGTGTAGGTCAAAACCTTCACGAAGATCCACAAATTCCACACTATGGTCCTCCGGGGAAAGGTCCACGTTTAAAGCCTGGAATGGTTTTAGCAATTGAACCAATGGTCAACGCGGGTACTCGTTACGTACGTACCTTAGCGGATAATTGGACTGTTGTAACTACTGATAGAAAAAACTGTGCACACTTTGAGCATACGATTGCTATTACTGAGACTGGCTTTGAAATACTAACAAAAGTGTAG